Proteins from one Gemmatimonadales bacterium genomic window:
- a CDS encoding glycoside hydrolase family 15 protein — MNAIGDYALIGDGRSAALVGRDGSIDWLCWPRFDSPSLLGAILDPGAGRWRIAPAEPFRSQREYIEHTNVLRTRFHTSTGTISITDLMPVASEEDKKHLLMPEHEILRLIECERGEVDVALLFEPRPGYGLEPARIRNAGKLGVRVEAGAGLLALRADFPLELTNENSARGSVHLRAGGSAHASLTFASRGPAVLPPFGEHSRAAIARTAEWWREWAERICYEGPCREEVIRSALALKLLVYAPSGAVVAAPTTSLPERIGGPLNWDYRYCWLRDASLTVRALFGLGYRDEAHAFVEWLLQATRLTQPRLRVLYDVHGNEPHPERCLDRLDGYCGSRPVRIGNAAAEQRQLDVYGEVVDAVTHFVREGGTLDHDSERLLCDFGNYVCRHWDERDEGIWEPRTGRGHHTHSRVLCWTALDRLLRLHEQGHLDDAPAALLAENRERIRQQVESRAWSPELQSYVAELDGERVDATLLLFAWYGFAPAASDRMRGTYRCIRERLGAGPDNVLLRRYHYEVDGKPAEGAFGVCGFWGAEYLALGGGTVDEACELFERLCGYANDVGLFAEEIDPSTGAALGNFPQAFTHLGVINAALSIVRRREGEAPVEHHVPPKRQESDSKELRV, encoded by the coding sequence GTGAACGCCATCGGAGACTACGCCCTGATCGGCGACGGCCGATCCGCCGCCCTCGTCGGCCGCGACGGCTCGATCGACTGGCTCTGCTGGCCCCGGTTCGACAGCCCCTCCCTGCTCGGTGCCATCCTCGACCCCGGGGCCGGTCGCTGGCGCATCGCGCCGGCGGAGCCGTTCCGGAGCCAGCGCGAGTACATCGAGCACACCAACGTCCTCCGGACCCGGTTCCACACGAGCACGGGTACGATCTCGATCACCGACCTCATGCCGGTGGCGTCCGAGGAGGACAAGAAACACCTGCTCATGCCGGAGCACGAAATCCTCCGGCTCATCGAGTGCGAGCGCGGCGAGGTGGACGTCGCGCTGCTGTTCGAGCCGCGTCCCGGCTACGGCCTCGAGCCCGCGCGCATCCGGAACGCCGGCAAGCTCGGCGTGCGGGTCGAGGCCGGCGCCGGGCTGCTGGCACTTCGCGCCGATTTCCCGCTCGAGCTCACCAACGAGAACAGCGCGCGCGGATCCGTACACCTCCGCGCGGGCGGCTCCGCCCACGCGTCGCTCACGTTTGCCTCCCGGGGTCCGGCCGTGCTCCCGCCCTTCGGCGAGCACTCGCGCGCGGCCATCGCACGCACGGCCGAGTGGTGGCGCGAGTGGGCCGAGCGAATTTGCTACGAGGGTCCCTGCCGCGAGGAAGTGATCCGGAGCGCGCTCGCGCTCAAGCTCCTGGTGTACGCGCCGTCGGGCGCGGTGGTGGCCGCGCCCACGACCTCGCTGCCCGAGCGGATCGGCGGCCCGCTCAACTGGGACTACCGCTACTGCTGGCTGCGCGACGCGTCGCTCACGGTGCGCGCGCTCTTCGGCCTGGGCTATCGCGACGAGGCGCATGCATTCGTCGAATGGCTCCTGCAGGCGACTCGCCTTACCCAACCCAGGCTCCGCGTGCTCTACGACGTGCACGGCAACGAGCCGCATCCCGAACGCTGCCTCGACCGGCTCGACGGCTATTGCGGCTCGCGGCCGGTGCGCATCGGCAACGCGGCGGCCGAGCAGCGGCAGCTCGACGTCTACGGCGAGGTGGTGGACGCGGTGACGCACTTCGTCCGCGAGGGCGGCACGCTCGACCACGACAGTGAGCGGCTGCTCTGCGACTTCGGCAACTACGTGTGCCGCCACTGGGACGAGCGGGACGAAGGCATCTGGGAGCCGCGCACCGGACGGGGCCACCACACCCACTCGCGGGTGCTCTGCTGGACCGCGCTCGACCGATTGCTCCGGCTGCACGAGCAGGGCCATCTGGACGACGCACCGGCCGCGCTGCTCGCGGAGAACCGGGAGCGCATTCGACAGCAAGTCGAATCGCGCGCGTGGAGTCCGGAGTTGCAGAGCTACGTCGCCGAGCTCGACGGGGAGAGGGTCGACGCGACGCTGCTGCTTTTCGCGTGGTACGGCTTTGCGCCGGCCGCCTCGGACCGGATGCGAGGGACCTACCGATGCATCCGCGAGCGGCTCGGCGCCGGCCCCGACAACGTGCTGCTCCGTCGCTATCACTACGAGGTCGACGGCAAGCCGGCCGAGGGCGCCTTCGGCGTCTGCGGCTTCTGGGGCGCCGAGTATCTGGCGCTCGGCGGCGGGACGGTGGACGAGGCATGCGAGCTGTTCGAGCGGCTCTGCGGCTACGCCAACGACGTGGGGCTCTTCGCCGAGGAGATCGATCCGTCGACCGGCGCGGCGCTGGGCAACTTTCCGCAGGCGTTCACCCACCTCGGGGTCATCAACGCGGCGCTGTCGATCGTGCGGCGGCGGGAAGGCGAGGCGCCCGTCGAGCACCACGTCCCGCCCAAGCGGCAGGAATCCGATTCGAAGGAGTTGCGGGTGTGA
- a CDS encoding protein kinase: protein MADVPEALAGALSDRYRLERELGRGGMAVVFLAHDLKHDRPVALKVLHADLAAALGTERFQREIRFAARLQHPHILSVYDSGEAAGRLWFTMPFVDGESLRDRLRRAGRLDLGDALRVAREAAEALAFAHEHGVVHRDIKPENILLTRDGNTLVADFGIARAVGSEAGEQLTATGMSVGTPAYMSPEQAAGATELDGRSDLYSLGCVAYEMLTGEPPFTGTTPQSVIAKRFTDPAPPVAKLRDQVPEAVEAAVAKALKREPVDRFATAGEFATALTAPSGATFAAARPRARRPAIVVAIAVLAVMVGAAVLAARRLPIRGREGAEVRWASTEAAPLIRLLADSGRWDSAYAVAMRAHAARPRDAALDSLWPRFSDTLTIRTEPAGARVYWKHYARPTEPGILLGTTPIAAAHLPHRISRLHIEQPGRPGLDVLIWPSLSARAPYHLASDTAPDIGMVRVPGGGTDLNLPGLDHIDSLVLGDYLIGRFEVTNKEFKRFVDAGGYTRHELWKYPFETGGRTLTWSDGIARFVDKTGRPGPSMWVGGAFPEGMGDEPVTGVSWYEAEAYAAFAGAELPSIFHWSRAAFTWGGAAIVPLSNFAGRGLSPVGKYQGVGPYGSVDMAGNAREWCFNGTGSERYILGGGWNDPTYAFNDAYAQDPFDRTATNGFRVVRYLSDENLAAAERPIVRDFRDFSKERPVSDQVFAAYRRMYDYDRTRLNAVVDTTDEVTDDWIREKVSFDAAYNHERMAAYLYLPKHGKPPYQAVVFFPGSNAIHGRSSAHEITESAFDFIIQSGRAVIHPIYLSTYERHDSLHSDYPDESNFYKEHVIAWAKDMRRSIDYLGTRADIDTSRVAYYGVSWGGYLGGLMPAVEPRFKTVVLLVAGLEYQRALPEVEPINYLPHITVPVLMLNGQYDHYFPVETAQRPMFRLLGTPPDRKRQVIAEGGHFVPRTQLVRETLDWLDRWLGPVR, encoded by the coding sequence GTGGCCGACGTCCCCGAGGCGCTCGCCGGCGCGCTTAGCGATCGCTACCGCCTCGAGCGCGAGCTCGGTCGCGGCGGCATGGCCGTCGTGTTTCTCGCCCACGACCTGAAGCACGACCGCCCGGTCGCGCTCAAGGTCCTCCACGCCGACCTCGCCGCGGCACTCGGCACCGAGCGCTTCCAGCGCGAGATCCGCTTCGCCGCCCGCTTGCAGCACCCGCACATCCTCTCGGTCTACGACTCGGGCGAAGCGGCTGGCCGCCTCTGGTTTACCATGCCGTTCGTGGACGGCGAATCGCTCCGCGACCGACTTCGCCGCGCCGGCAGACTGGACCTGGGCGACGCGCTCCGCGTCGCCCGCGAAGCGGCCGAGGCGCTGGCCTTCGCCCACGAGCACGGAGTGGTGCACCGGGACATCAAGCCGGAAAACATCCTGCTCACCCGCGACGGCAACACGCTCGTTGCCGACTTCGGGATCGCGCGCGCCGTGGGCTCCGAGGCGGGCGAGCAGCTTACCGCAACCGGCATGAGCGTCGGCACGCCCGCGTACATGAGCCCCGAGCAGGCGGCCGGCGCGACCGAGCTCGATGGGCGGAGCGACCTCTACAGCCTGGGCTGCGTCGCGTACGAGATGCTCACCGGCGAGCCACCCTTCACCGGCACGACGCCGCAGTCGGTCATCGCCAAACGGTTCACCGATCCCGCGCCGCCGGTGGCGAAGCTGCGCGACCAGGTGCCGGAGGCGGTCGAGGCCGCCGTGGCGAAGGCCCTGAAGCGCGAGCCGGTGGATCGCTTCGCGACTGCGGGTGAATTCGCGACCGCGCTGACGGCCCCGTCGGGCGCCACGTTTGCCGCGGCGCGGCCTCGCGCGCGGAGACCCGCGATTGTCGTCGCCATTGCCGTGCTCGCGGTGATGGTGGGCGCCGCGGTGCTCGCCGCGCGCCGGCTGCCGATCCGCGGCCGCGAGGGCGCCGAAGTCCGCTGGGCCTCCACTGAAGCCGCGCCGCTCATCCGCCTGCTCGCGGACAGCGGCCGTTGGGACTCGGCGTACGCAGTGGCGATGCGGGCACATGCGGCGCGGCCTCGCGACGCTGCGCTCGACAGCCTCTGGCCCAGGTTCTCCGACACGCTCACGATCCGGACGGAGCCGGCGGGCGCCCGGGTCTACTGGAAGCACTACGCCCGCCCGACCGAGCCCGGCATCCTGCTCGGCACCACGCCGATCGCCGCGGCACACCTTCCCCACCGGATCTCACGGCTTCACATCGAGCAGCCGGGACGGCCGGGGCTCGACGTACTGATCTGGCCGAGCCTCTCGGCCCGCGCGCCGTATCATCTCGCGAGCGACACTGCGCCGGACATCGGCATGGTGCGCGTCCCCGGCGGCGGCACCGATCTCAACCTTCCCGGCCTCGACCACATCGACTCGCTGGTGCTCGGCGACTATCTCATCGGACGCTTCGAGGTCACAAACAAGGAGTTCAAGCGCTTCGTCGACGCCGGCGGCTACACGCGTCACGAGCTCTGGAAGTACCCGTTCGAGACCGGCGGCCGCACGCTCACATGGAGCGACGGTATCGCGCGCTTCGTCGACAAGACCGGCCGCCCCGGCCCGTCCATGTGGGTAGGCGGCGCCTTTCCTGAGGGGATGGGCGACGAGCCGGTCACCGGCGTGAGCTGGTACGAGGCCGAGGCGTACGCGGCGTTCGCCGGTGCGGAGCTCCCGAGCATCTTTCACTGGAGCCGAGCGGCGTTCACGTGGGGCGGCGCCGCCATCGTGCCTCTCAGCAACTTCGCCGGCCGTGGGCTATCCCCCGTCGGCAAGTACCAGGGCGTCGGGCCCTATGGCTCCGTCGACATGGCGGGCAACGCGCGCGAGTGGTGCTTCAACGGGACCGGCTCTGAGCGCTACATCCTGGGCGGCGGGTGGAACGATCCCACCTATGCGTTCAACGACGCGTACGCGCAGGACCCGTTCGATCGGACCGCGACCAACGGATTCCGCGTCGTCCGCTATCTCTCCGACGAAAACCTCGCCGCGGCGGAGCGGCCGATCGTGCGCGACTTCCGCGACTTTTCGAAGGAGCGCCCGGTGTCAGACCAGGTATTCGCCGCCTACCGGCGGATGTACGACTACGATCGCACCAGGCTGAATGCGGTCGTCGATACCACCGACGAGGTGACCGACGACTGGATACGCGAGAAGGTCTCGTTCGACGCCGCCTACAACCACGAGCGGATGGCCGCGTACCTCTACCTTCCGAAGCACGGCAAGCCGCCGTATCAGGCGGTGGTGTTCTTCCCCGGCTCCAACGCGATCCACGGCCGCTCATCGGCGCACGAAATCACGGAAAGCGCGTTCGACTTCATCATTCAGAGCGGCCGCGCCGTCATCCACCCGATCTATCTCAGCACCTACGAGCGGCACGACAGCCTCCACAGCGACTACCCGGACGAGAGCAACTTCTACAAGGAGCACGTGATCGCCTGGGCCAAGGACATGCGCCGCTCGATCGACTACCTCGGCACCCGGGCGGACATCGATACCTCGAGGGTGGCGTACTACGGCGTGAGCTGGGGCGGCTACCTGGGCGGACTCATGCCGGCCGTGGAGCCCCGGTTCAAGACGGTGGTGCTGCTGGTGGCGGGGCTCGAGTACCAGCGCGCGCTGCCCGAGGTGGAACCGATCAATTATCTGCCGCACATCACGGTGCCGGTTCTCATGCTGAACGGCCAGTACGATCACTACTTTCCGGTCGAGACCGCGCAGCGCCCGATGTTCCGCCTGCTCGGCACCCCGCCCGACCGGAAGCGGCAGGTGATCGCCGAGGGCGGGCACTTCGTGCCGCGAACGCAATTGGTAAGGGAGACGCTGGACTGGTTGGATCGGTGGCTCGGGCCCGTGCGCTGA